A single Lactuca sativa cultivar Salinas chromosome 8, Lsat_Salinas_v11, whole genome shotgun sequence DNA region contains:
- the LOC111893588 gene encoding uncharacterized protein LOC111893588: MKQVKLVVVNLEITCLLEISSCYLLTLKLLDKIGTFFGRTSINKSSVGESSKRPCSNDLSFEASSKRACPSNQSFPSVSNVNPQPTTTPITNVELKDLPKDPGVRPKIITYHPNQRDEIRRAYLLQGPCQPRGYIFPSKKIGSKERRFVVKWFDDFDWLEYSIKENKAFCLFCYVCGDMVGKQHERDAFVSQGFDSWNKRQSLRDHIGGIDSFHHKAKENCEFLLKEKQSISAAFNKQTKIEESNYKLRLGASIWCCKFLLKNGLPFRGHDESSDSLNKGLFLELLSFLRDHNEGIRNVTLENAPQNNQVTCPRTQKQIVECFSIEIVLDI; the protein is encoded by the exons ATGAAACAA GTGAAATTAGTAGTTGTTAACCTTGAAATTACTTGTTTACTTGAAATTAGTAGTTGTTATTTGTTAACCTTGAAATTACTT GATAAAATTGGGACTTTTTTTGGAAGAACAAGCATCAATAAATCAAGTGTTGGAGAATCCTCCAAAAGACCATGCTCCAATGATTTAAGTTTTGAAGCATCCTCTAAAAGAGCATGTCCTTCTAATCAATCATTCCCTTCGGTTTCTAATGTAAATCCACAACCTACAACTACTCCAATTACAAATGTTGAATTGAAAGATCTTCCAAAAGACCCGGGTGTAAGACCAAAGATTATAACTTACCATCCAAATCAAAGAGATGAAATAAGGAGGGCATATTTGCTTCAAGGACCTTGTCAACCAAGGGGTTATATTTTCCCTTCAAAGAAAATAGGTTCAAAAGAAAGACGTTTTGTTGTTAAGTGGTTTGATGACTTTGATTGGTTAGAATATAGCATAAAAGAGAACAAAGCATTTTGTTTATTTTGCTATGTATGTGGAGACATGGTGGGAAAACAACATGAGAGAGATGCATTTGTTTCACAAGGTTTTGATAGTTGGAATAAAAGACAATCATTGAGAGATCATATTGGTGGTATTGATAGTTTTCATCACAAAGCAAAAGAAAATTGTGAATTTTTATTGAAAGAAAAACAATCTATTAGTGCAGCCTTCAACAAGCAAACCAAGATTGAGGAGAGTAATTATAAACTTCGTTTAGGTGCTTCAATTTGGTGTTGtaaatttttattgaaaaatggtTTACCATTTCGGGGTCATGATGAGTCGAGTGACTCTCTTAATAAAGGGCTTTTCTTGGAGTTATTATCTTTCTTGAGAGACCATAATGAAGGCATTCGCAATGTTACATTAGAAAATGCTCCTCAAAATAATCAAGTGACGTGCCCGAGGACTCAAAAGCAAATTGTTGAATGCTTTTCAATAGAGATAGTTTTAGATATTTGA
- the LOC128127804 gene encoding uncharacterized protein LOC128127804, translated as MTIVLRYVDNRGVVKERFIGVVHVKDTSSLTLKAAIDDVFTRNNLSMSQVRGQGYDGASNMRGAFNGLKALILQDNDSAHYVHCFAHQLQLVIVGVAKKHDGVDDFFEQLSLVVNVVGGSCKRQDMLRESQRERVQMSIGNGELEIGRGLNQESSLIRAGDTRWGSHFKTITSLMNLFPEVRHVLAYVEEEGSTLSNQNQAFGILKYFKTLDFVFYLHLMYEILHLTNVLSKHLQKKDQDILEAASLVRGTMDALKSLRDTGFAKLLSKVFSFCQKHDINIVEMTENYVTSRGRKTKVTNQFHFEVEIFNTVMDMQIIEFGDRFSELSTQLLEYMGALSPCDSFVKFNKTKLLKLSELYTKDFDDAERMQLDGELEIYYHALHKDDRFTSFQGISDLSRLMVETGKHRSYPMVYRLLKLVLVLPVATATVERCFSAMKFLKTDLRNKIGDGFLNDAMISYVEKEALMKVKIEDVMDRFQKMCTRRCQI; from the exons ATGACCATAGTTTTGAGGTATGTCGACAACCGTGGAGTGGTGAAGGAAAGATTCATTGGAGTGGTGCACGTGAAGGATACATCCTCTTTGACTCTTAAAGCAGCCATAGATGACGTTTTTACCCGTAACAATTTGAGTATGTCTCAG GTAAGAGGACAAGGTTACGATGGGGCAAGCAATATGCGTGGTGCATTTAATGGTTTAAAAGCTTTGATTTTACAAGATAATGATTCAGCGCATTATGTGCATTGCTTTGCACACCAACTTCAGTTAGTTATTGTGGGTGTAGCAAAGAAGCATGATGGTGTTGATGATTTTTTTGAGCAACTTTCTTTGGTGGTTAATGTGGTAGGTGGTTCATGTAAAAGACAAGACATGCTACGGGAAAGTCAAAGAGAAAGGGTGCAAATGTCAATTGGAAATGGTGAACTTGAAATTGGAAGGGGGTTAAACCAAGAGAGCTCTCTTATTCGAGCAGGAGATACAAGATGGGGTTCACATTTCAAAACCATCACAAGTTTGATGAACTTATTTCCGGAGGTTCGTCATGTTCTTGCTTATGTCGAAGAGGAAGGATCCACTTTAAGTAACCAAAATCAAGCATTTGGTATCTTAAAATATTTCAAGACGTTAGATTTTGTGTTTTACTTACATTTGATGTATGAAATTTTACACCTCACGAACGTATTgtcaaagcatcttcaaaaaaaGGATCAAGATATTTTAGAAGCGGCTTCTTTGGTTAGAGGGACAATGGACGCATTGAAGTCTTTAAGAGACACGGGGTTTGCTAAACTTTTATCGAAGGTATTCTCTTTTTGTCAAAAACATGATATTAATATTGTGGAGATGACGGAAAATTATGTCACATCAAGAGGCCGTAAGACTAAAGTTACTAATCAATTTCATTTTGAAGTTGAAATTTTCAACACCGTCATGGATATGCAAATTATAGAATTCGGGGACCGATTTAGTGAACTTAGCACCCAATTACTAGAATACATGGGGGCTTTGAGTCCTTGTGATTCATTTGTTAaatttaacaaaacaaaattgtTAAAGTTGAGTGAGTTATACACAAAAGATTTTGATGATGCGGAGAGGATGCAACTTGATGGTGAACTTGAAATATATTATCACGCTTTGCATAAAGATGACCGGTTCACTAGTTTTCAAGGAATTTCCGACCTTTCTCGTTTGATGGTGGAAACGGGGAAACATCGGTCTTATCCTATGGTTTATAGGTTGTTGAAGTTGGTTTTGGTTTTACCCGTTGCAACCGCAACAGTTGAAAGATGTTTTTCAGCGATGAAGTTTTTGAAGACGGATTTGCGTAACAAAATAGGTGATGGTTTTTTGAACGATGCCATGATTTCTTATGTTGAAAAAGAAGCACTTATGAAAGTGAAGATCGAAGATGTAATGGATCGGTTTCAAAAAATGTGTACCCGTAGATGTCAAATTTAG